Below is a genomic region from Prolixibacteraceae bacterium.
GAGCTCTTTTCGGTCTTTACGACTGGAAATTCGAAGTCATGGGGCTGCTTTATCACACCTTAGACCTTGAAAAACGATATGGTGTAGGACCTCACACCATATCATTCCCACGTATTACTCCTGCTTCTGGATCTGAGCTAAGTCAAAACCTTCCTTATCAAGTGAGCGACGAAGATTTTAAAAAGATCGTTGCCGTACTACGACTCTCTGTACCTACTGCAGGACTCATCATAACTGCACGTGAAAAGCCGGAATTAAAAAGAGAAGTGATTAAATTAGGTTGTACACAAACCGACGCATCCACACGAATTGGTATTGGAGGTTATAGCGATCAAATAAACCAAGACAAACAACAATTTACCATTGGAGACCCAAGAGACCTGGATGATGTGATCCAAGAGATACTTAAAGAAGGTTTTATTCCATCATTCTGTACTGCAGGTTATCGATGTGGTCGAACAGGAGAAACGATCATGGGGATGCTTAGCCACTGTGTAGAAGGTAAATTCTGTAAGCTGAATGGGGTCCTTACTTTTAGAGAGTATCTTTATGACTACGCCTCCGAAGAGACAAAAAGACTTGGAGAAGCAGTGATTGCCAAGGAGTTGAAAGAGATACACCAAGAACAATACTTCATCGATCGTCCTAAATTAGTAGAAAAATTCGATCATCAGTACAATGATATTTTAATTGGCAAAAGAGATCGCTATATTTAGACCAAATAATTATAACAGAGATTTTCACAATGAACAATTTAGATATACATAAATGGGAGAATAGAAGGATGTGTGACATCCTTCTAAAATATCCACGAGTATTGTCCCTGCTCGACCGCTTACATATCCATCTTGAACTTCATGAGATGACCGTAAAAGAGGTATGTGATCAAACCAATACCAACCTAACTCTTTTTGTCATTCTCATTGAATCATTTCTTGACAAATCAGAGAACTTCAACGGGAAATATGATCTTTCGATCATTCCTGATTTGGTAGCATACCTTAGAGAGTCACACAACTACTTCCTCGAAAAAAAGATCCCTTATTTAAATCAGATTCTTGCTCAATTTATCGAGAAATTCAAACATCCTCAAATAGGGTTATTGAAAATATTCTTTGACGAGTACTGTCAAGAAGTACAGCAACATATGAGCTATGAGGATCGTGAAGTATTTCCATATATCAATAAACTTCATAAGCTATCGGTCGAAAAAGACATCACACATCTTGATTTCTCCATGGAGGAGTTCGAAGAGCACCATACCAATATAGAAGAGAAACTGAGTGATCTGAAAAATCTTTTGATCAAACACTTCGCCTCTGACTATGGCAACTTCCTGAAAACTCAATTTCTTCTTAACCTTTATGATCTAGAAGATGAAATTCATGATCACTCTCGTTTAGAAGATGACATCCTGATTCCTCTTGTAAAACAACTTGAGACACTAACCTCAAATGAAAGATGAGCCAAAAACTACATGCTGTCGTCATTGACGATGCCACAATCATAAGAGAAGGGATAGAAGTTATTCTCAACCGGAATTTCTTTCCAATCACTCTTAATAAGCTTTCATCGTTCCCCCCAAACCTTGAAAAAGTGATCAAATCAAAAGTTGATCTAGTAATGGTCAATGCCAACATGCTTTGGAACTACAACGGAGATATCCAATATTTCTCCGACGTTCTCAAATCGAAGAACATTCCAATGTTAGGCTACAACATCCAACACCATAGCCAAAAAAAGCTATTTACATCGATACTTCACCTGACAGACTCAGAAGAGACAATTTGTGATAAGATCAAATCGATCACTGCAAAAAATCAAAAAGGTGTTGAAGAAGATAGTAGCAATCTATCCACAAGAGAAATCGAAGTAATTAGACAAATTATTGATGGCAATAGCAATAAAGAGATTGCAGAAAAGCTCTTTATTAGCACCCATACCGTAATTACGCACCGTAAAAACATTACACAAAAATTGGGTATAAAATCCATATCGGGACTTACCATCTATGCTATTCTGCATGGTCTAGTAGAGATCGATGAATATAAAACGGAAGCCTAACCACTCCACATAAAATGTATACTGCTGTTTGTAATATTCATCTCTACAAACAGCAGTAGCAATACCCGTCTCTAAAAAGAAAATAAGCCTACCACATCTCATTATCGAAATCTTAGCACCCCTTAACTTATCATGTTAAAAGAGAAGGCGACATTCTATACCCTCAAGAAGTATCACTCTATAGTCTAAGCTCTTAAGCATAAGTTTTGGTATTGTATAGGGCAATGAACGACTAGATGAACAAGCCATGACATCAGTAGTAACTTCTTCACCATCCCAATAGTTAAGAACTGAATGCCTTACCCATTTCATCTGTGTGCCATCCCGTAAACTCCAACCCTTCGTGCCTTTCAGCCTTAGCGGTTCCCTTATCCCTGCACTTCATCCAACAGGGAACGCAGCGCTCCGCTCGGCATCATGTGTCAACCAAAATCCGTGGAGATCCGTCTAATCCGTGGCTAAATTCCTTGCACCTCAACCCTTCGTGTCTTTGCGTCTTAGCGGTTCCCTTATCCCTACACTTCATCCAACAGGGAACGCAGCGCTCCGCTCGGCATCATGTGTCAACCAAAATCCGTGGAGATCCGTCTAATCCGTCCAATCCGTGGCTAAATTCCTTGCACCTCAACCAAAATAAAAAATCTGTTTCATCTGTATGCCATCCCTTCCACCTCACCCCTTCACCCCCATGTGTATTAGCGGCTTAGCGATTATTTTAAAATCCGTTCCCGACAATTTCAACCAAGCCCCGAACGGGGTGACCGAAACTAGCCCAACGGTGAAATGAATATGTTGCGCAGTAGCGCTGCATAAGAATGAGCCTTGGGTACAACACACCACCAATCATCAAAGGCTGAAGGCCTGGCCCATCTCAGACATAACGCATCCAATACGACAAAGTTTGTGCCAATTCATTGGCACAAGAGAGATACCTCGTACAGGCGCGATGCTCGCGCCTCCTTCCTTCCTATCTTTGCGTCTTCGCGGTTCTTTTCCGCCGTGCACTTCATCCAACAGGGAACGCAGCGCTCCGCTCGGCATCATGTGTCAACCAAAATAAAATCCGTCAAATCCGTGGCTAAATTCCGTGCACATCAACCCTTCGTGTCTTTGCGCCTTAGCGGTTCTTTTAAAATCCGTGGCTATATGTTACTTTACATCGACCAAAATAAAATCCGTTACATCGATCTAATCTGTTTCATCTGTGTGCCATCCCTTGCGCCTCAACCAAATCCGTCCAATCCGTGGCCATAATTCCCTTCGCTCAAACACAATAAAAAATCCGTTTCATCGGTCTAATCTGTTTCATCTGTGTGCCATCCCTTGCGCCTCAACCAAATCCGTCCAATCCGTGGCCATAATTCCCTTCGCTCAAACACAATAAAAAATCCGTTTCATCGGTCTAATCCGTTTCATCTGTGTGCCATCCCTTGCGCCTCAACCAAATCCGTCCAATCCGTGGCCATAATTCCCTGCACTCAAACACAATAAAAAATCCGTTTCATCGGTCTAATCTATTTCATCTGTGTGCCATCCCTTGCGCCTCAACTCTTCAACCCTTCGTGTCTGTGTGTCCTCGTCGTTTATTTCTACCCCTTGCACCTCATCCCTTGCACCCCAACCTTCTAACCTCTTCTTCAACAACTTACCACTTCACCCCAAAATCCATGTATATTTTCATACTTTCTCATCTACGCTTTTCTTATATTTGATTGTCAAATTACCACGATGGGTAGAGGACACAACGAACAATTATTTTAATCATATCATAAACAAGCCATGAAAAAAACACTATTGACACTAGCAAGTGCTGCTCTTGTCTCTGTGGCTTCGGCACAGACAAAAGACCCTGCAAAGGTACAAGTCATCGAAGGAGGTAAAGGATACTACTACGAAACGATCCTTAAAGACATCAGTAAGGTTAACGACCAATTAGACGAGAAGGAACCATACAAACGATTTGTAATGGACCAGTCTAAGATGAAACTACCGAACAATGTGGATCTATACACTAAGCTATGGGCATTTGATCCAATATCGCAAGGAAACACAGGTTCATGTTGGTGTTTTTCGACAGTCTCTATGCTTGAATCAGAAATATATCGCATGCAGAAGAGAGAGGTGAAACTTTCAGAGATGTACGTAGTATATTGGGAATATGTATTGAAAGCAACTCGTTTTATAGAGAAAAGAGGAAACTCTCTTTTTGCACAAGGATCTGAAGGAAATGCAGTAGCTAGAGTTGCAACTCAATATGGATTGGTTCCTGAGAACGAGTATACAGGAAAACTGAACGGTCGCAAATTCCATACACATAAAAAGATGTATGGAGAGATGAAAGCATTCTTGGAAGGTTTAGAGGAGTCAAATGCTTGGAATAAAGAGGAAGCCATTGAGACGATCAAATCAATCATGAATCACTATATCGGAACCCCTCCAAATGATTTCAAAGTAGACGGAAAAGAGTACACCCCGATGACCTTCATGAAAGAGTATGCTAAAATCAATCCAGAAGACTATGTAGAGATCCTTTCATACAAACAAGAACCTTATTGGAAGCAAGTAGAATACACCGTGCCTGACAACTGGTGGCACAGCAAAGACTACTACAATATTCCATTAAATGACTATATGAAGATCATTCGTCGTGTAATCGACAAAGGATACACTGTCAGCATTGGAGGGGATGTATCAGAAGCTGGATTCCTTAGAGAGACTCAATGTGCTATCGTTCCTGATTTCGATATCCCAACCAAATACATCACAGAAGATGCACGTCAATTCCGTTTCTCTAACGAAAGTACTACTGACGACCATGGCATGCATATGATCGGATATATCAAGGACTGGAAAGGGGATGGTTTCAACTGGTATCTAATCAAAGACTCAAGCTCGGGATCACGTAACAATGACCCTAAAGTCAAAGAGTTTGGATACTACTTCTTCCGTGAAGACTACATCAAATTAAAGATGATGGGATTCACTGTACATAAAGATGCAGTAAAAGATATCCTTAAAAAATTCTAACAACACTTTCACTAGAATTCAGGACAAAGGATGCTACAAAAAAGTCGTAGCATCCTTTTTTCTTCCACCATATTATCGGCTGCATATCTCTTTAGCATATGAGGAAGGTCTCATCTTCCTCATATCCTTGAGCTTCAGCTCAACAACTTACACTCCAACAAAAAAAATTGTGTATTCTTTCCCAAGATTCCCACCCTTAAGCTATATTAGGTTTCCTTTTCAGAGAATGTAGCAGCATAGAAAGATAAACGATGTTTGATCTCTTCGTCTCTTAGCAGTTCTTCTAATATGTGTTCATCTGTTGAATCATTATCATACGTATTCCGTCCCTTGATCGTCAATCAATATCTCTGGCTCGTCTAATCTATGTGCATCTATGCAATCTGTTTCACTTTCAACGTTTGCCTCTGAAACCCAACCTCTAATCGACTCAATAGATTAGATATTCTATAAACAATCCCATATCATCCACACAAGATTAAATTATGTTAATACAATACCCTCTATTTTAATATAAACATATATTTATGTTTATTCACAACAGGTTTTAACAACACCTAATTATAACACATTTATATTTTAATATTAGATTTCAAACTTATGGAATTTAATTATCCACACATCACATCTACCACACTGGGTATCAACATGAAGCCAATAAGCTATTTGTCAATAGCACTTATTACACACAAATTATTTCGATAACAAAAATACATCTGCCACAAAATCAAAAAGAAAATATAAAATCAAGAATCAACTTATTTGTTTATGATGAAGAAAATTTTACTTATTTTATTAACAATTACAACACTAAGAGTAATTGGACAAAATCTCCCAGCAACACAAAATCAATGGGAGTACTCAGAAGTAACCATTAACGGTATAAATGGAATTAGCCTTAACAGATATATTGGAGAGTTAAACCAAAATGATCAATATATTAATATTCCAAACTCAATTGATTCTAAGCCTGTCATTGCACTATGCTATATGAGCAAAACAAACTATATGAGAAGGCTTGTGGGTAGATCGAGTGACAGTGATGCACTATGGAGCCCACTAAGTGGACTATTTGGTCAAAATAAAACGACTCCCAACACAAATGTAAGAGAAGTTAATGCACTAAATGCAAATATCCTACATGTAGGACCATACACTTTTAGTTATTGTCAAAACAGAAATACATCTATTAGTTTAACCAATAATGTCAAGGAAATTATGCCTTTTGCATTTAGTGGTTCAGAGATTGTTAACTTTAACTTTCCGACATCATTAGAATATTTAGGTGCATACACTTTCTATAACTGTAAGGAGCTTGCATATGCATCACCCATTCCATCCACAGTCACTAGAATAGAGTTGGGGACATTTTATGGCTGTGTCGATCTTATCACATCTATCTCTCATTTAGTACATGAAAATATCGAATATATTGGTTCTTATGCTTTTAAAAACTGTACGAGTCTTGAAGGGACACTAACACTACCCAAGCAACTAGATCAGATTAATGATGGGGTTTTTGATAACTGTAGTAAAATTTCCGTAGGCTCTCAAATGCCACAGAGTTTAAAATTTATTGAAAGACGTGCCTTTGCTGAAAGCAAAAGTTATACGAAGAATTTAATATTCAATGAGGGACTTATTAATATTGCTGACAGTGCATTTTATCGTAAATGGTATCAAGATAACGGACGTGAGATTGAGACAATCGTTTTTCCTAGCTCATTGAATTCTATCGAATCTTGTGCTTTTCGCGGGACATCTAGCAACTTACAAACAATCCATATACATGCATTAACGCCTCCTGTAGTTACTGGGAAAAAGACATTTGATGAATCATCCTATCGAAACACGACTCTTTATGTACCACAAGGTACATTGACTAAATACAAAGAAGCTACAATATGGAAGGAGTTTAATAACATTGAAGAGATTAATAGTAAAAGCACCTCTGTAAAATCTAAACGAAATGATATCTACTCAATCATTTCAAATGGAAATAGAATCCTTTTCAAGAACCCTTCGTCGATGAAACGAATCTCTGTTTACGACATTTTGGGTAACATCATCTATCAATCTGAAAAAATTGATAACGAGCTAAAAATTAACACGAATAATAATAAGATTTTTATTCTGATGATTGAAACAAATGATGGCAACATGTACAAAGACAAATTCAGAATGAATTAGATAAACAACAATAATATTTAAGGGAACCTCTCAAAATTAGTTTTTTTGTTTGATCCTATATGTTCGGTAAATTTGGGAAACCTCACATATAATAGTGTGTATTTTTAATTATTGATAATCAGTGTATTACATTTCAGTATTTAAAGTGTAGACACAGTTATTTTACCATTAACTTTAATCTTATAATTTGTTCATACCTAAACAAGTTGTATGTGAGGTTAATTAGCCCAATAATTGTACTTGATCTTTCAAATCCAATACACTTCATTTGCAAATTTCCCATACTATTTTCCATAAAACCAAACACATGCTCAACTCTTGCTCTTGTTTTTGATTTTTCTTTATTATTTTCCTTTTGCTGGTCAGTTAAAGGTTTATTTCTTACTCCTTTCTCATTTACATTATTCTCCATTTTACTTTCGTCTATAAGCTTATCACATCGTTCTCCTGTATAAGCACTATCAGCATAGAATTTACAATCTTGATCTGTATCATCTCCAATGAGTAAATCTAATGCTTTTGAGTCATGAACTTCAGCACTTGAAGAAGTATAATCTGTAATCAATTTACTATCACTGTCTATTTTGATATGATTCTTATAGCCAAAATGTTTTTCATTACGTTTTTTCGCCCAACGTGCATTTACATCTTTCTGACGAAGTTTATTCTTATTTGAATGCCATTCCTTTGGAGCACAGTTGTTTTCTTTGATATATTCATTCTCTTTTTTGCTATTTCTTTGTCTTGGAACTTCCACAAAACTAGCATCAACAATTTTACCTTCAGAAACAAGCAAACCCTCATTATTTAATACATGATGAAACTGTTCAAAAAGTTCTCTTTCTAAATCTAGAACTGAAAGTCTTTCTCTAAATCGCCAAATTGTTTTTTCGTCTGGTATAGAACTACTCCGAACTAAACCTAAGAATTGACTAAATGAATGCCTATCAATAATCTGATATTCTGTTTGAAAATCACTAAGATTATAATAGCGTTGTAGTATCAAAATCTTAAACATCATAATAGGACAGTAAGCTGGAGCACCAGCATTACTTTTGCGATCTTTTTCATATACCTTTTCTAAGATGGGGAGAAATAACTCCCAATCGATAACCTGATTTAAACGATATAAAGGATCTCCCATTTCTTGAAGCTTCTCTAGCCTAAAAACGTCATCAAATAATGAATCGTTAGTGATATTCTTGTAGTTCATATTTATAAAGATCACTTTTTTAGTATAAGAATTACAATGTAATATGTTAAATATCAGTTAAATAATTATGAGAGCCCCCCTTAAAACACTTAGGGCACAACATTTTAATTACGTTGTGCCCTTTCCGTTATTATAAGTTTTTAGCTCTCAATAATCTCCAAATCAATGATATAAAGCCATACCAACAATTTCGTTTTGACAAGGGAGAGAGTTTATAAATATCGCAAATTTCCTTGAATGACTTTTACACTATCCTAATTAAGCTTGATAGAACAGAGACTTTAAACTCTTCATAATATTCTAAATATCAATATTCTGGGGCCAGATAAAAGGAGAAATAACAACTTCTACTATATTTTTCATGCAGTGGATCGTATATCATCGCCCAAAAATGAATCTCCTCTGCATCCATGCAATTATTCCATTTTATACTATAGGGTTGCCAATCTGATTGAGCCCCTTCCTCCCGATGCCTTAATTTCACCATATCTGAGATATCTCCTCCAGCAGTACCATATCTTAATATCACAAGATAGCCATCTCGAATAGAATTATGCTCAACATCCACATTCACCGTAAGATGTAATCCATCATACCATACTGCATCTACACCAAATGTTGTGTCATCTCGAATGCTCATCCTCACCTTCGAACAGTCAATATATAAATTAGGGTATTCTCCACCAATGGCATCCATTATCACATGTGACCTTGCCGAGCAAATTGCTTTGGCTATCGTCTGAGATCTCTTTCGATACGAAACACGAATCACATCCTTAAAATTGGACAAAAAGCTAGAAGCCAACTTCATTCGAAGTCTCTGACACTTCTGTTTCTCCGATGCGGGCTTTTTCGAAGGCTCTGGTTTTGAACGTACATACTGCTTATTCCCAATCTTAACCAACACCAAATTACCAATCGTTCCAGTAAAATATTTTCCATCTATTCGTGCCATATCGACAATAAATTAAATTACAAAAAATGAGAAATATGATTGGTGATCCCCAACTATGGGGACCACCAGTAATACCCATCGAATTATGAAATGACCTAAAAATCTTGCGAATATATTTGCTTAGACAAGCCACAATAGTGGAAGCGTCGTTTCCCTACAGGCGTATTTTTTAACGATGCATAAACAATATAGGACACAGAGAAATAGCTCACGCTATGATTTAACAGGTATAGACACTCTACTTACGATGCAGAAATCTCTGCATAAGAGGTTTTTGACACATAATCTTTGGTCAATGCACTTGCAGTACAATAAAAAGCATATAGATGCAATTTATGCCCTTTCATCGAATCGGTAAGCATTACCTCAGCTGACATATCTGATGCTTTAGCCAAATCAATATAAGATTTTGAATACTGCATATCATCACGATAAACAAACAAGTGTACCATACACTCTTCACCATCCACCTGGATAATATCAACGGTACCCCAACGAATCTGCAACACACCTGTCTCATCCAACGTAAGATGAACATTCTCTAATTTAGATAACCCTCCTTTTGACAATTGTAAGTTTGGAAAATCCGCCACTACATGATCGTTCTCAAATTGAAAGAAAGTATCATTTGCATCATAAGCCGCATTAAAAGTTGTTCGATTTTTAGAAACAGGTCGAAAACCCAAACGAACTAAATGACGAGCATCCGAGATAAAACGATTTGTCTGTGTAAAACGAGCTCGTTGTTGCAAACACTTCAACGAAATATTCTTACGTTTAATGACCTCTGGCAATGATCGCAACAGATAGGTGCCTTTCCATTTCGAACCAACAACACTTCCAACTTTCCCCATAAATCCACCAAGGACTCCTTTTCTAATTGATCCCATAACATTTTAATAATTAGATTAATACTAAATTTTCAAATCAAACTTATGAGAAAAACAAAGGGCATACAATGAAATCATGCGAGCTTACGTGATTATTCGCGGTTCTGCGTGATATTGCACAATTTTTCGCATACTGACCTAACAACCCACCCCCTCAATTAATCGTTATCATTACAATAAAAGAGACTCTATTTAAAATTGAACCTTCAATTGTTTCAGATATTCGTTGTTTAGAGGAGAGAAGAAAATAGAAGGATACACCTCATTAACATCGGATGAAAATAAAAACATATCGTTATGAAAAAGATTATCATGCTCTGTTGCTGCCTAGGATTATATCCACAGCAACCACTTAAGAAAAACCACCTAATGCAATATGCATTTGCAAAAACTCAAGAGGTAAAACCACAACAAACTCCAACAGAAAATGCCTATAACCTATCTCCTCTTCTAACCTTAAAAATAGATGCGTTGGAGAGCCGTATTCATGCTGAACTCAAGGGGCAACAACAAAGACTCGATGACCTTAAAAGCCTCATACATATTGTCATTTCGTTTCTGATCGGACTTGCTGGATTCCTATTCTACGAAAAACGCCACGAAAAATCAACATAAACAACAACAAAAGAGATACCAATCTAGTGGAGTAAATTTTATATTATTGTAGTGTAATCAGAAATGATCCATTAACATCATTAAAAGTGACTTGCAAGACTACTCTGAGTAGGTATAATTATTCAAAAACAGTCTTTCTGCTTTTGCTCCAAAGGTGCGCTGAAAGCGATAAATTTTCTAGCCTAGTGCAACAACCTTTTAGTTATAGTCAGTATTTATTACTATTAAAAACTCAATTTATTGATCTGAACAAATAAATCATTTCTTCGAGCTCATGTTTATTGTAACATGAGCTCGAAACAAATGAGTTCGTTCTTTAGACCAATAAATAGGGATTTTAATGGTGATAATCGCTAAAGACGTATCACAAAATCCCCAAGAAGTAGCTCGTGAGCTTAACAAAGACTCCACTAGTCAACACGCATAAATAGACCTAATGACAACCGAACTTAGCACAGTAATAACCATTAGACAACAATTCTTTACACAAAACAAAGAGATGGAGAACAGCGCTATCCATTATTCTCACCACAGAAACACCAATCAAAACACCTATAATCACTCCAAGATAATCACAAACGAATAATACACAAATAAAAACCAAACACACCCAAGACAACAAAACACTGAAATACAAATAGATAAACCTAAAATCATCAATTATCACAGATAACTTATGATATTATTATGTTATATCATAAAATTATGTTTATTTTCGACCTCTCTAATTCGAGTAGAATATTAAAATCTCATTCTTTAAGAATTACAGAATAATTTGAATTGGTTCAGTTCTGAGTTCCAAATTTAACTTTAGATTAAGTTTATCGTAATTAAGCAACAGAGTACGATCAACTTAACTAAAATTTTCCAACCCATGCCTGGGTGGAACATATCCCCATACATATCTATTTCATTAGAATATTAATTTAAACTATTGAGTGACAATCCAATTAGTCATCAGTTTATCCCACAAAGGGAATAATCTGAGAACTAAACACTTGGAGCAAAACCCAAATGGTTGTCTTATATAATTTTGTTTATTACAACAACAACTTTAACACATTATGAAAAAAATTGGCTCTTTCCAAGATTTGATGGGTAATCATATTAAAAAGAACAATGCTTATTCACCTTTCTAAAATCTAATTTACCCGTAACAAGATATATCATTGTGATGAAATTTTTAGTGTCCCTAAATCCTTTAGCTCTTCTTTTTACTGTTTGAACCACAGAATTAAGACCTTCTAATATTCCATTATTTATCTTTGTTTCCATCCATTGCACAACGCCATCCCAATGTCTTTTAATTGTATTGGCAGCCTTGATGATAGGCTCCATCCTAGAGTGAGTTGCCCAATAATACCATTGTTTTAATAAGCACACAAACTCTTCTGCCGTGTTAGCGTATGTGTAAATATCCTGAAAGCTTTCACGTATTCGGAGTGCTCTGAAACTCTTTAATTGTAACTACTCAGGTAGTATTATAGTTTAGCCTCTATTAGATTTTAAATAGAGCTTCAAGAAGATAACTTTCAAAATTATCTATTCCCAGCTTAAGTTAACATTATTGCATGATAGCCAATATGCGATCATGTTTAGAACACTCTTTCCTTGTTTCTTTAATGTGTCGGTTATAGATCGCAACATGGCATACCTCTGCGCCCCTTCTTCTGTGCGATATCCCTTAGACACATTCTGTTTTACCTTGATGTTACGCATTGCTCTTTCCGAAGCATTATTATCAAACGGTACTTCATAATGATTTAAGAAAGTAAACACACTATCGATTTTCTTTATTAATCGTTGTCGTAATGTTCTTATTTCATCGAGCTGATCGTCATTTATGTCGATATTCAGAAGTTCTAATAATTTGGTCTTAAATGATGCTTCCTTATCTAGTGGGAAATCTTTTTCTTCAGCTTCCCGTTTTAATTTCATGGCTTCTGAAAAGAGATCTAATATATCTTGTGCCCATCTATTATTGGTCTGTTGCTTTATGTAGATTAATTCGCGTTGTAAGTGAGCTAGACATAGTTGATAATGTTTGGCAGGGGTCTTTAGTTGAGAGGCATAGCAGTCACTTACTAAAGTAGCATTAGTAAATCCATCTTTGAAATTTTCTTCCACAACTTTATACCCTCTAGATCTATGTGCTCTAATAAAAGTTAGTTCATAATTTTGCCAAACCCACATCCATCCTTTACTGCCATCTATTTTACAACCTGTTTCATCAGATCCAACTATATTGGCATCTTCAATAGATTGACGTAGTGATTCATATAGAGGAGTGAATACCTTTTCTGCATGTTTTAAAATATTGTCAATAGTTCCATCTCCTATTTTATATGAAGTCAGCTCTTCTACTAGCGAACTAATACGATTTAAAGGGATATAGTGCTCTATATGCAGACTAAGAATTAGCGAACGTATGTTGGGACCATATTGAACTGGTGCATTAACATTGGATGGCATAGCTCCTTTATGGATTTGTCCACAACTGCATCTATTCTCATAAAGACGATGCTCAATACATATAGGTTCAATAACAGGGGGGATATCAAAAACTTGACGCTTGCATAGCAACTTAGCATCCTCAGGATTCAATCTATTTCCACAACTACACTTAGCTAAAGGATGATGAGATTCGATATCGGTCGGTGTGGCATCTTGAAATAAAGTCATGCCTTTATGACCAAGTTGACCTCCTGATTTTTTATTAGATTTCTTGCGAAGAGATTGATTCTTCTTTACTGTCGATAAATCTCTAGATGGAGGAAAACTGCTATTACCACTATTTTTCTTACTACGTGATAGTTGATCTTCAAGAGTCTTAACCTTAGCATGAAGCATCGCATTTTCTTCTGACAAAGCTCTTACCTCCGACATAACAATGTCTAATTTTGCCAGTAAA
It encodes:
- a CDS encoding LuxR C-terminal-related transcriptional regulator, which encodes MSQKLHAVVIDDATIIREGIEVILNRNFFPITLNKLSSFPPNLEKVIKSKVDLVMVNANMLWNYNGDIQYFSDVLKSKNIPMLGYNIQHHSQKKLFTSILHLTDSEETICDKIKSITAKNQKGVEEDSSNLSTREIEVIRQIIDGNSNKEIAEKLFISTHTVITHRKNITQKLGIKSISGLTIYAILHGLVEIDEYKTEA
- a CDS encoding hemerythrin domain-containing protein — its product is MNNLDIHKWENRRMCDILLKYPRVLSLLDRLHIHLELHEMTVKEVCDQTNTNLTLFVILIESFLDKSENFNGKYDLSIIPDLVAYLRESHNYFLEKKIPYLNQILAQFIEKFKHPQIGLLKIFFDEYCQEVQQHMSYEDREVFPYINKLHKLSVEKDITHLDFSMEEFEEHHTNIEEKLSDLKNLLIKHFASDYGNFLKTQFLLNLYDLEDEIHDHSRLEDDILIPLVKQLETLTSNER
- a CDS encoding IS5 family transposase, with translation MNYKNITNDSLFDDVFRLEKLQEMGDPLYRLNQVIDWELFLPILEKVYEKDRKSNAGAPAYCPIMMFKILILQRYYNLSDFQTEYQIIDRHSFSQFLGLVRSSSIPDEKTIWRFRERLSVLDLERELFEQFHHVLNNEGLLVSEGKIVDASFVEVPRQRNSKKENEYIKENNCAPKEWHSNKNKLRQKDVNARWAKKRNEKHFGYKNHIKIDSDSKLITDYTSSSAEVHDSKALDLLIGDDTDQDCKFYADSAYTGERCDKLIDESKMENNVNEKGVRNKPLTDQQKENNKEKSKTRARVEHVFGFMENSMGNLQMKCIGFERSSTIIGLINLTYNLFRYEQIIRLKLMVK
- a CDS encoding leucine-rich repeat domain-containing protein encodes the protein MMKKILLILLTITTLRVIGQNLPATQNQWEYSEVTINGINGISLNRYIGELNQNDQYINIPNSIDSKPVIALCYMSKTNYMRRLVGRSSDSDALWSPLSGLFGQNKTTPNTNVREVNALNANILHVGPYTFSYCQNRNTSISLTNNVKEIMPFAFSGSEIVNFNFPTSLEYLGAYTFYNCKELAYASPIPSTVTRIELGTFYGCVDLITSISHLVHENIEYIGSYAFKNCTSLEGTLTLPKQLDQINDGVFDNCSKISVGSQMPQSLKFIERRAFAESKSYTKNLIFNEGLINIADSAFYRKWYQDNGREIETIVFPSSLNSIESCAFRGTSSNLQTIHIHALTPPVVTGKKTFDESSYRNTTLYVPQGTLTKYKEATIWKEFNNIEEINSKSTSVKSKRNDIYSIISNGNRILFKNPSSMKRISVYDILGNIIYQSEKIDNELKINTNNNKIFILMIETNDGNMYKDKFRMN
- a CDS encoding transposase; the encoded protein is MRESFQDIYTYANTAEEFVCLLKQWYYWATHSRMEPIIKAANTIKRHWDGVVQWMETKINNGILEGLNSVVQTVKRRAKGFRDTKNFITMIYLVTGKLDFRKVNKHCSF
- a CDS encoding DUF6266 family protein, producing MGSIRKGVLGGFMGKVGSVVGSKWKGTYLLRSLPEVIKRKNISLKCLQQRARFTQTNRFISDARHLVRLGFRPVSKNRTTFNAAYDANDTFFQFENDHVVADFPNLQLSKGGLSKLENVHLTLDETGVLQIRWGTVDIIQVDGEECMVHLFVYRDDMQYSKSYIDLAKASDMSAEVMLTDSMKGHKLHLYAFYCTASALTKDYVSKTSYAEISAS
- a CDS encoding DUF6266 family protein — encoded protein: MARIDGKYFTGTIGNLVLVKIGNKQYVRSKPEPSKKPASEKQKCQRLRMKLASSFLSNFKDVIRVSYRKRSQTIAKAICSARSHVIMDAIGGEYPNLYIDCSKVRMSIRDDTTFGVDAVWYDGLHLTVNVDVEHNSIRDGYLVILRYGTAGGDISDMVKLRHREEGAQSDWQPYSIKWNNCMDAEEIHFWAMIYDPLHEKYSRSCYFSFYLAPEY